One window of Aspergillus oryzae RIB40 DNA, chromosome 3 genomic DNA carries:
- a CDS encoding putative protein kinase (serine/threonine protein kinase) — protein sequence MLRALTNSIRRTRPCPRKSSSVAHILPTGTPIEEETLPHYKPEHYYPVKIGDIYQARYEVTGKLGYGAYSTSWLCRDLHYESRVNKYTVLKVSTYFPDHPTVTDREFRAYEHLAKVDSSHPGQSLIRELYDSFDLQGPDGTHRCLVLQPMHMTLLEMRGLNPRPFNLPLLKMTVMRLLLALDFLHAEAEVIHTDLKTVNLMLSLEDSSMMADFAAAESENPSPRKLIGQSRIIYNSRKFRRPSGGRDYGLPVLCDFGEARIGKTQESGPFVQPYMYRAPEVIFEMPWGSAIDIWNLAGLIWDMFEGLHLFGDIFDSKDGHDPFKHLALMVALIGPPPTEFVRRSETTEQCFDSSGGWVAHQEATMPTVSLEVLEKRLNGKEKELFLAFIMSMLKWLPEERKTAKQLLEHPFLVDYSYL from the exons ATGTTGAGAGCTTTAACCAATAGCATTCGGCGAACGCGACCGTGTCCTAGAAAATCCTCTAGCGTTGCTCATATCCTCCCTACGGGAACTCCGATTGAGGAAGAGACCTTACCACATTACAAACCGGAGCATTATTATCCGGTAAAAATCGGCGATATCTATCAAGCTAGATACGAAGTAACCGGAAAGCTTGGGTACGGGGCATATTCAACGAGTTGGCTATGCCGGGATCTCCA TTATGAATCAAGAGTCAATAAGTACACGGTCCTGAAGGTGTCCACCTACTTTCCAGACCATCCTACTGTAACAGATCGTGAATTCAGAGCCTATGAACACCTGGCAAAGGTCGATTCTTCGCATCCGGGTCAGTCATTGATCCGCGAGCTGTATGATTCATTCGACCTCCAGGGCCCTGACGGCACACATCGGTGCCTCGTGCTGCAGCCGATGCATATGACCCTTCTCGAAATGAGGGGCCTCAATCCCAGGCCATTTAATCTGCCTCTGCTTAAGATGACTGTCATGCGACTTCTATTGGCGCTTGATTTCTTGCACGCGGAGGCTGAGGTTATACATACCG ACCTAAAGACCGTCAACTTAATGCTCAGCCTGGAGGATAGCTCCATGATGGCAGATTTTGCAGCAGCGGAATCTGAAAACCCAAGTCCCCGGAAGTTGATTGGTCAGTCGCGTATTATATATAACAGTCGAAAGTTTCGCAGGCCAAGTGGAGGTAGAGACTACGGTCTCCCAGTTCTATGCGACTTTGGTGAGGCAAGGATTGGCAAAACTCAGGAGTCAGGGCCTTTCGTCCAACCATATATGTACAGAGCACCAGAAGTTATTTTTGAAATGCCTTGGGGAAGCGCTATCGATATCTGGAACCTTGCAGGCCTT ATTTGGGACATGTTCGAAGGGCTGCATCTATTTGGAGACATATTCGATTCTAAAGACGGCCATGACCCGTTCAAACATCTGGCCCTCATGGTAGCCTTGATTGGACCACCGCCGACTGAATTCGTGCGGCGTAGTGAGACGACGGAGCAGTGCTTTGATTCAAGCG GTGGCTGGGTTGCTCACCAAGAAGCGACTATGCCCACTGTTTCTCTTGAGGTTCTGGAGAAGCGGCTTAAtggcaaggagaaagagtTATTTTTGGCATTCATTATGTCGATGTTGAAGTGGTTGCCAGAGGAACGCAAGACAGCCAAACAACTGCTTGAACATCCGTTCTTGGTCGATTATAGCTACTTGTAA
- a CDS encoding S53 family peptidase (predicted protein) yields the protein MKTSFLLLHTLVAGVLAIPTRTDYVLHERRDAVPAHWTGEKRLDGQTVLPMRIGLTQSNLDRGHDLLMEVSTPGSPRYGDHMTLDEVHNLFAPSQDSVDSVRSWLESAGISPDRISQSTNKQWLQFDAGVDEVEQLLKTEYYRYSHAGTGRSHVACREYHVPESVQSHIDYITPGIKHLEIREEKPVEKRSLDKRSFGILPPILRPLTLPLEELLGQLLLLCDVAVTPACIQAMYNVTDGDKATKGNELGIFEDLGDVYSQDDLDLFFSTVAHKIPTGTHPILNAIDGAQAPADTTNAGTESDLDFEISYPLIWPQNSILFQTDDPIYQNNYTYNGFLNNFLDAIDGSYCSEASPLDPPYPNPADGGYKSPRQCGVYKPTNVISISYGGAEADLPIAYQRRQCQEFMKLGLQGVSIVVASGDSGVQGRGGSPTPSGCLGKDNKVFAPDFPATCPYLTTAGGTYLPPGADVHAHEEQATTSFPSGGGFSNIYQRPDYQNAAVEEYFNTAQLSYPYYESVDNSSFAANGGIYNRIGRAYPDVAAIADNVLVFNKGLPTLVGGTSAAAPVFAALLTRINEERLAAGKKTVGFVNPVLYANPGVFFDVTKGSNQGCGTDGFPAVKGWDPVTGLGTPNYPKLLELFMGLD from the exons ATGAAGACTTCATTCTTACTGTTGCATACACTTGTGGCGGGCGTGTTGGCAATCCCAACGCGTACTGACTACGTCCTCCACGAGCGTCGCGATGCTGTACCAGCCCACTGGACAGGGGAGAAACGCCTGGATGGCCAGACCGTGCTGCCCATGCGAATTGGTCTGACCCAGTCTAATCTGGACCGTGGTCATGACCTTCTCATGGAAGT GTCCACCCCCGGTTCCCCCCGATACGGCGACCACATGACGCTTGACGAGGTCCATAATCTATTCGCCCCGTCGCAAGACAGCGTAGACAGCGTCCGCTCGTGGTTAGAGTCTGCAGGCATTTCCCCGGATCGTATCTCCCAGTCGACGAACAAGCAATGGCTACAGTTTGACGCGGGCGTCGATGAGGTCGAACAGCTTTTAAAAACGGAGTATTACCGCTACTCGCACGCTGGCACTGGTCGGTCCCATGTGGCTTGTCGAGA ATACCACGTCCCAGAAAGTGTGCAATCGCACATCGACTATATCACGCCCGGTATCAAGCATCTGGAGATTCGAGAGGAGAAACCAGTTGAGAAGCGTAGCCTTGATAAACGGTCATTTGGCATCCTCCCACCCATCCTCCGACCATTGACCCTGCCTTTGGAGGAGCTACTAGGCCAGTTGCTCTTGTTGTGTGATGTAGCTGTAACGCCGGCTTGCATTCAGG CCATGTACAACGTAACCGACGGCGACAAGGCGACCAAGGGCAACGAGCTCGGTATCTTTGAGGATCTAGGGGACGTCTATAGCCAAGATGACCtggacctcttcttctcaaccGTAGCCCA CAAGATCCCCACAGGCACACACCCAATCCTCAATGCCATCGACGGCGCCCAAGCCCCAGCAGACACCACAAACGCCGGCACAGAATCCGACCTGGACTTCGAAATCTCCTACCCCCTAATCTGGCCCCAAAactccatcctcttccaaaccGACGATCCCATCTACCAAAACAACTACACCTACAACGGCTTCCTGAACAACTTCCTCGACGCCATCGACGGCTCCTACTGCAGCGAGGCCTCGCCCCTAGACCCACCGTACCCCAACCCAGCCGACGGGGGCTACAAATCTCCCCGCCAATGCGGCGTCTACAAGCCCACAAACGTAATCTCGATCTCCTACGGCGGCGCAGAAGCGGACCTCCCGATCGCCTACCAGCGCCGCCAATGCCAAGAGTTCATGAAACTGGGCCTGCAAGGCGTCTCCATCGTGGTGGCTTCCGGTGACTCAGGCGTCCAAGGTCGTGGCGGCTCGCCCACGCCAAGCGGCTGTCTTGGTAAAGATAATAAGGTCTTCGCTCCAGATTTCCCGGCTACATGTCCCTATCTCACTACCGCGGGAGGTACATACCTCCCTCCCGGGGCTGACGTGCACGCGCACGAAGAACAAGCAACGACCAGTTTCCCCTCCGGTGGTGGATTCAGTAATATCTACCAAAGACCAGACTACCAGAACGCCGCCGTCGAGGAGTACTTCAACACCGCGCAGCTCTCCTATCCCTACTACGAAAGCGTCGACAACAGCAGCTTTGCCGCCAACGGCGGAATCTACAATCGCATCGGAAGGGCGTATCCCGACGTCGCCGCTATTGCGGATAATGTACTTGTGTTTAATAAAGGGTTGCCGACGTTGGTCGGGGGTACGTCTGCCGCGGCACCGGTTTTCGCGGCACTGTTGACTAGGATTAACGAGGAGAGACTTGCGGCGGGCAAGAAGACGGTGGGGTTTGTTAATCCGGTGTTGTATGCTAATCCGGGGGTTTTCTTTGATGTGACCAAGGGGAGTAATCAGGGTTGTGGGACGGATGGGTTCCCGGCTGTTAAGGGGTGGGATCCGGTTACTGGGCTGGGGACGCCGAATTATCCGAAGTTGTTGGAGTTGTTTATGGGGTTGGATTGA
- a CDS encoding uncharacterized protein (predicted protein), whose protein sequence is MKTRDRGTLSKIPPGSDIFEAFAKVRADKDLTDEEAFLELLATYDIPLSTLTQVSAKKLEVSFSSVTYKHIAPYVWLDPNYAGRDMLQLDIVRSRIPTGIFRDIYRCQQARDPAGG, encoded by the exons ATGAAGACTCGCGATCGTGGCACACTTTCCAAAATTCCGCCGGGATCTGACATCTTCGAGGCCTTTGCTAAGGTCAGAGCAGACAAAGACCTtacagatgaggaggcgTTCCTTGAGCTACTAGCAACTTATGATATTCCGCTGTCCACTCTCACACAGGTTTCAGCCAAGAAACTGGAAGTCTCCTTTTCTAGTGTGACATACAAGCATATTGCGCCATACGTATGGTTAGATCCTAATTACGCAGGTCGAGATATGTTACAACTAGATATCGTTCGATCTCGGATTCCTACTGGCATATTTCGTGATATT TACCGTTGTCAACAAGCCAGGGACCCTGCTGGAGGGTGA
- the akr1 gene encoding putative aldehyde reductase (AKR1) (aldo/keto reductase family proteins) gives MSLGKKVTLNSGAEIPTLGFGTWQSAPGEVGEAVYQALKAGYRHLDLATIYQNQKEIAVGIKRAFEEFNIKREDVFITSKLWNSQHHPDVVEKALDDCLAECGLDYLDLYLVHWPVAFKTGNEYFPLVEGSTVPGGDCIIDDSISIVDTWKAMTKLPKSKARAIGVSNHMVEHLEAIINATGVVPAANQIERHPVLQSPKLIQYCKEKGIHVTAYSAFGNNMIGEPLLITRPEIKAVAEEAGKRLGKEVSPAQVILAWSQVGGHSVIPKSVTPARIAANFQEIELTPEEIAKVTALGTERRYNVPYVANKPRWNINVFGEPEEAPADHKVIL, from the exons ATGTCTCTCGGCAAGAAGGTTACCCTCAACTCCGGCGCCGAAATCCC CACCCTGGGATTCGGTACCTGGCAGTCTGCCCCCGGTGAGGTTGGCGAGGCCGTCTACCAGGCCCTGAAGGCCGGTTACCGTCACCTGGATCTGGCTACCATCTACCAGAACCAGAAGGAAATCGCCGTTGGTATCAAGCGCGCCTTCGAGGAGTTCAACATTAAGCGTGAGGATGTCTTCATCACCTCCAAGCTCTGGAACAGCCAGCACCACCCCGACGTTGTCGAGAAGGCTCTCGACGACTGCCTTGCCGAGTGTGGCCTCGACTACCTTGAC CTCTACCTCGTCCACTGGCCCGTTGCCTTCAAGACCGGCAACGAGTACTTCCCTCTCGTCGAGGGCAGCACTGTCCCCGGCGGCGACTGCATTATCGACGACAGCATCTCCATCGTTGACACCTGGAAGGCCATGACCAAGCTCCCCAAGAGCAAGGCCCGCGCCATCGGTGTCTCCAACCACATGGTTGAGCAC CTCGAGGCCATCATCAACGCTACCGGCGTCGTCCCCGCCGCCAACCAGATCGAGCGTCACCCCGTCCTCCAGAGCCCCAAGCTGATCCAGTActgcaaggagaagggcatccACGTCACCGCCTACTCCGCCTTCGGCAACAACATGATCGGCGAgcccctcctcatcacccgCCCCGAGATCAAGGCCGTCGCCGAGGAGGCCGGCAAGCGTCTCGGCAAGGAGGTCTCCCCCGCCCAGGTCATCCTCGCCTGGTCCCAGGTCGGTGGCCACAGTGTCATCCCCAAGTCCGTCACTCCCGCTCGTATCGCCGCCAACTTCCAGGAGATCGAGCTCACCCCCGAGGAGATCGCCAAGGTCACTGCCCTGGGCACCGAGCGCCGCTACAACGTCCCCTACGTTGCTAACAAGCCTCGCTGGAACATTAATGTCTTCGGTGAGCCTGAGGAGGCTCCCGCTGACCACAAGGTCATCCTTTAA
- a CDS encoding NAD(P)/FAD-dependent oxidoreductase (thioredoxin reductase): MTLYDVLIIGGGPAGLSVATGLARQLYRAVVFDSGVYRNALSNHMHNVATWDHSSPAEFRREARERILARYDTIQFENIEIKDVQKTSDGYFKAFDALDRVWTGRKLVLANGVRDIFPDIDGYKECWGRGIFHCLFCHGYEERGCASAGLLAVGDVANPMVAMHFARMAKRFASTVTLYTDGAEELAQTLQESTRGTGIKVNKKKISKLVKGHGASDVHVIFEDGTQVTEGFLTHKPKTEINGPFAEQLGLQLTPTGDLEATAPFYSTSVPGVFAAGDCASPVKVVATAMSSGVLVAGGLVGQLQDELCLVSANE; this comes from the exons ATGACTCTTTACGACGTTCTAATCATCGGCGGCGGCCCAGCCGGCCTATCAGTAGCAACCGGCCTCGCCCGTCAACTATACCGCGCAGTCGTCTTCGACTCGGGTGTTTACCGCAATGCCTTGTCCAACCATATGCATAACGTAGCTACATGGGATCACAGTTCACCTGCCGAGTTCCGTCGCGAAGCTCGTGAGCGTATCCTGGCCCGCTACGATACTATTCAATTCGAGAATATCGAGATCAAGGACGTCCAAAAGACCTCTGATGGTTACTTCAAGGCATTCGATGCCCTTGATCGTGTCTGGACAGGCCGCAAACTGGTCCTAGCCAATGGTGTCCGTGATATTTTCCCAGACATTGATGGGTATAAAGAGTGTTGGGGGAGAGGCAT ATTCCACTGTCTTTTTTGCCACGGATATGAAGAACGTGGTTGTGCTTCTGCGGGATTGCTCGCCGTTGGCGATGTTGCTAATCCTATGGTAGCCATGCACTTTGCCCGTATGGCTAAGCGATTCGCTAGTACAGTGACTTTGTACACTGATGGTGCTGAGGAGCTTGCACAAACTCTGCAGGAATCAACTCGGGGAACGGGGATTAAAGttaacaagaaaaagatctCCAAGCTAGTTAAAGGACACGGTGCATCCGATGTACACGTCATATTCGAGGATGGCACGCAAGTAACAGAAGGCTTTCTG ACCCATAAGCCCAAGACTGAGATTAATGGTCCTTTTGCTGAGCAACTCGGGCTGCAGCTGACACCTACCGGAGACCTCGAAGCTACGGCACCGTTCTATAGCACCTCTGTTCCGGGTGTGTTTGCTGCGGGTGACTGTGCTTCTCCTGTGAAGGTCGTCGCAACGGCTATGTCATCGGGGGTATTGGTGGCTGGAGGATTGGTGGGGCAGTTGCAGGATGAACTGTGCCTGGTGAGCGCGAATGAATGA